The Chryseobacterium phocaeense genome includes the window TGGTTTTTTGTTTTTTCCCTGATTCATAAAGAAGGTTTTGCGCCGAAACGCCTACACCGATATTATTCTATATCAAATAGTTCATAAAAATTAGAATAAAATCCAAAAAAAAATTACATTTGTAGAATTAAATTCAATTCACCAAGTTTAGAAATAGAATTTAATCACTAAAAAACAAACAATGAAAAAATTTATTCTTGCCCTCTCGGTAGGCTGTTTTTCTGTGGCCTACACTCAGAATCTAAATTTCAGCGATTCCAATTTTAAAGCTTTAATCTTAAGTTCCAGCGCCAGCAATAATATTGCTAAAAATACCGGTGGAAACCCAATTGCAGTGGACACCAACGGCGATGGAGAAATACAGCTTTCGGAAGCGCAGCAGGTGAGATTCTTAACCGTAAAAGTAAACGGAACCGCTACCTACAGCAATATTCCCGATACCGTTACCGATGCACTGCTTTTCACTCATGTAGAGGAACTGTACATCTATGATTCCAAGTCTGCAACCATTCAGTTTGTTAACAATTCTACAATCAAAAAGGTAATTTACACGGGAACCGGCGTTTTTACTGACCATACAGGAACCACACAGTACGTTTCCCCTGATTTCTCTTTTAATAATTGTTCCGGAATACAGGATATTAATCAGTTTCTGTCAGGAATCAGCAATAACTTTAATACCGGAATCACCCTAAGATTTAACAACTGTCCTCAACTCACCGGAAATATTGTGCTGAGCGGGAAAACCATTAAAGAGCTTTATATGGAGAACTGCAGCGGCATAACCTCGGTCAATACCAACTCATCTTTTCTGCTGAGCAAACTCCACTTTCAGAACATGACTTCATTAACTAAAATTCTGGTGGATGGCAACAGCGGACCAGTGGGGAACCAGACCTACAATATGAATGTGGATCTTACAATCGCCAACTGCCCAAACCTGCAGGAAATAGTAGCTGACACAGATCATTATTACAGCGCAGGGGGATTCTTTTCTTCAGCCAATATAAGCAGCTGCCCGAATCTAAAAAAAATAAAAGGCCTGAATGTTCCCTCCATTGATTTTACCAATGCAGGACTGGTCAATCTGGAAGAGCTTGACTGTGCTTTTTACAACCGGAATATCTACAGTACCACAGGAGGAGTGTTTTTCGGAAACCTGACCTCGCTTAATCTGGCGGGCCTTCCAAAACTTAAAATCTTAAAAGCATTTAACCAGCCAGTCACCAATACGGTAAACTTCGGTGCCGCAGCAGCGCTTCAGGATATTGACATTACAGGTACTTGCGGCTATATGAGCACGATCAATGTAAGTAACCTTCCCCATCTGCATACTTTAAAAGCAGACCGTTTTGAATCGCCGGGAGCCCAGGGAAATAATGACCTCCAGAATATCATTGCTAAAAACTGTACTGCCCTGACGAACCTTGTTTTCCGAAATAACAGTGATCTAAAAGTATTGGATGTTCAGAACTGCCCGGGCTTACAGAAATTATCCATTGGCTATTATGCACCGATGAGTGACGGAATTTTCCCGGAACTGCACACTATTAATCTCCAGCAATGTACCGGATTAAAGGAAATCACCGTTCAATTCACTAAAATCAATGCTTTAAACACAAACGACTGTACGGCTTTAACT containing:
- a CDS encoding T9SS type A sorting domain-containing protein — translated: MKKFILALSVGCFSVAYTQNLNFSDSNFKALILSSSASNNIAKNTGGNPIAVDTNGDGEIQLSEAQQVRFLTVKVNGTATYSNIPDTVTDALLFTHVEELYIYDSKSATIQFVNNSTIKKVIYTGTGVFTDHTGTTQYVSPDFSFNNCSGIQDINQFLSGISNNFNTGITLRFNNCPQLTGNIVLSGKTIKELYMENCSGITSVNTNSSFLLSKLHFQNMTSLTKILVDGNSGPVGNQTYNMNVDLTIANCPNLQEIVADTDHYYSAGGFFSSANISSCPNLKKIKGLNVPSIDFTNAGLVNLEELDCAFYNRNIYSTTGGVFFGNLTSLNLAGLPKLKILKAFNQPVTNTVNFGAAAALQDIDITGTCGYMSTINVSNLPHLHTLKADRFESPGAQGNNDLQNIIAKNCTALTNLVFRNNSDLKVLDVQNCPGLQKLSIGYYAPMSDGIFPELHTINLQQCTGLKEITVQFTKINALNTNDCTALTSLDLYGNDFLPSVNVTHNTNLEYIGLQSLPLISQVNTTANTQLKSAYFNNCPQITQLDFSGASAFQYMTLWNMPNLTSVNARNGSIEEGFDFMNYNSNLSVCVDNAQLNDVQAMYPDISFTTNCGNFLAAKKNDIKKTGITIAPNPVKDFMTVKSEDPLKNVKIFDTQGRIVFNQEFNDEVVRINLSAHPAGSYIVNIKTGTTEVTGKIIKE